Proteins from one Microbacterium proteolyticum genomic window:
- a CDS encoding 2-keto-4-pentenoate hydratase produces MLNEQQIDDIAEELAEAARTHAVIPRITARYPDATVEDSYAIQGRWRDTQVAAGRTLVGRKIGLTSKAMQQATGITEPDYGVMFDDTVYRTGDEIPVDHFSNVRIEVELAFALKTPLEGPDCTLEDALAAIDYAVPALEVLNSHIELEGRTIVDTISDNAAYGAMVLGDVRKRPDEIDLRWVPGVLSRNGEIEETGVAAGVLGHPATGVAWLANKFHQHGARLEAGEIILAGSFTRPMWVSRGDDVLCDYGPMGTITCRFV; encoded by the coding sequence ATGCTCAACGAGCAGCAGATCGACGACATCGCAGAAGAGCTCGCCGAAGCCGCGCGGACGCACGCGGTGATTCCGCGCATCACGGCACGGTACCCGGATGCCACGGTCGAGGACTCCTACGCCATCCAGGGCCGCTGGCGCGATACGCAAGTCGCCGCGGGCCGCACGCTCGTCGGGCGCAAGATCGGCCTCACCTCGAAGGCGATGCAGCAGGCGACGGGGATCACCGAGCCGGACTACGGCGTGATGTTCGACGACACCGTGTACCGCACGGGCGACGAGATCCCCGTGGATCACTTCTCGAACGTCCGCATCGAGGTCGAGCTCGCGTTCGCGCTGAAGACACCGCTCGAGGGGCCCGACTGCACGCTGGAGGATGCCCTCGCGGCGATCGACTACGCCGTTCCCGCGCTCGAGGTGCTCAACTCCCACATCGAGCTCGAGGGTCGCACGATCGTCGACACGATCAGCGACAACGCCGCCTACGGCGCGATGGTGCTCGGGGACGTGCGCAAGCGTCCCGACGAGATCGACCTGCGGTGGGTGCCGGGCGTCCTCAGCCGCAACGGTGAGATCGAGGAGACCGGGGTCGCCGCGGGAGTCCTCGGCCACCCCGCGACCGGTGTCGCGTGGCTGGCGAACAAGTTCCACCAGCACGGCGCGCGCCTGGAGGCGGGCGAGATCATCCTGGCAGGATCGTTCACGCGCCCGATGTGGGTGTCACGCGGCGACGACGTGCTGTGCGACTACGGACCGATGGGAACGATCACGTGCCGCTTCGTCTGA
- the glyA gene encoding serine hydroxymethyltransferase, producing the protein MTDPYFNAPLSEVDPEIAQVLERELDRQRGYLEMIASENFVPVSVLQSQGSVLTNKYAEGYPGRRYYGGCEEVDVAEELAIERAKALFGAGFANVQPHSGASANAAVLHAIARPGDTLLGLALDQGGHLTHGMKINFSGRLYDIVAYGVDPETSIIDMDEVRRLALEHKPKVIIAGWSAYPRQLDFAAFRAIADEVGAYLWVDMAHFAGLVAAGVHPSPIPHAHVVSTTVHKTIGGPRSGLILTNDADLAKKINTAVFPGQQGGPLMHVIAAKATAFKLAQTPEFKERQERTLRGASILADRLTQDDVKAAGIAVRSGGTDVHLVLVDLREAEIDGKQAEDLLHEIHITVNRNAVPNDPRPPMVTSGLRIGTPALATRGFGDAEFTEVADIIALALIPGADVEALRTRVAALTAAFPLYPGLQQ; encoded by the coding sequence ATGACCGATCCGTACTTCAACGCCCCGCTCTCGGAGGTCGACCCCGAGATCGCCCAGGTCCTCGAGCGCGAGCTCGACCGCCAGCGCGGCTATCTCGAGATGATCGCGTCCGAGAACTTCGTCCCCGTCTCGGTGCTGCAGTCGCAGGGATCCGTGCTGACCAACAAGTACGCCGAGGGCTACCCGGGTCGCCGCTACTACGGCGGCTGCGAAGAGGTCGATGTCGCCGAGGAGCTCGCGATCGAGCGCGCGAAGGCGCTGTTCGGTGCCGGGTTCGCCAACGTCCAGCCGCACTCGGGTGCGTCCGCCAACGCCGCGGTGCTGCACGCCATCGCCCGCCCCGGCGACACGCTGCTCGGCCTCGCCCTCGACCAGGGCGGTCACCTGACCCACGGCATGAAGATCAACTTCTCCGGCCGCCTGTACGACATCGTCGCGTACGGCGTCGACCCCGAGACCTCGATCATCGACATGGACGAGGTGCGTCGTCTCGCGCTCGAGCACAAGCCGAAGGTCATCATCGCGGGCTGGTCGGCGTACCCGCGCCAGCTCGACTTCGCAGCCTTCCGCGCGATCGCCGACGAGGTCGGGGCATACCTGTGGGTCGACATGGCGCACTTCGCCGGTCTCGTCGCCGCGGGCGTCCACCCGAGCCCGATCCCGCACGCGCACGTCGTCTCCACCACGGTGCACAAGACGATCGGCGGCCCCCGCTCGGGCCTCATCCTCACCAACGACGCCGACCTCGCCAAGAAGATCAACACCGCGGTCTTCCCCGGCCAGCAGGGCGGTCCGCTCATGCACGTCATCGCCGCCAAGGCGACGGCGTTCAAGCTCGCCCAGACGCCCGAGTTCAAGGAGCGCCAGGAGCGCACCCTCCGCGGTGCGTCGATCCTCGCCGACCGCCTCACCCAGGACGACGTGAAGGCCGCCGGTATCGCGGTCCGTTCGGGTGGCACGGACGTGCACCTCGTGCTCGTCGACCTCCGCGAGGCCGAGATCGACGGCAAGCAGGCCGAAGACCTGCTGCACGAGATCCACATCACGGTCAACCGGAACGCGGTCCCCAACGACCCGCGCCCGCCGATGGTCACGTCGGGTCTGCGCATCGGCACCCCGGCTCTCGCCACCCGGGGCTTCGGCGACGCGGAGTTCACCGAGGTCGCCGACATCATCGCGCTCGCGCTGATCCCCGGTGCCGACGTCGAGGCGCTGCGCACCCGCGTGGCCGCGCTGACGGCGGCCTTCCCGCTGTACCCCGGCCTCCAGCAGTGA
- a CDS encoding HpcH/HpaI aldolase family protein: MPLRLTPTFRAALAASDRPLAGMWVCAGSTVATEIAAGSGLDWLLVDMEHSALSLESVLAQLQTAAGYPVTPVVRVPWNDPVLIKQVLDIGAQNIIVPMVSSAGEARAAVAATRYPPAGIRGVGSALARSARWNRVDGYLAGAAEHVSVTVQIETAAGVEAAAEIAAVEGVDAVFVGPSDLSASMGLLGQQSHPDVVAAVHRVFAAARAAGTPVGVNAFDPAVAEAYLDAGADFVAVGADVALLARASEALAARFVAARTESRDSY, encoded by the coding sequence GTGCCGCTTCGTCTGACCCCCACCTTCCGCGCCGCCCTCGCGGCATCCGATCGCCCGCTCGCCGGCATGTGGGTGTGCGCCGGCAGCACGGTGGCGACCGAGATCGCCGCGGGCTCGGGCCTGGACTGGCTGCTGGTCGACATGGAGCACAGCGCGCTGTCGCTCGAGTCGGTGCTCGCGCAGCTGCAGACCGCGGCCGGATACCCCGTGACTCCCGTCGTGCGGGTGCCGTGGAACGATCCGGTGCTCATCAAGCAGGTGCTCGACATCGGCGCGCAGAACATCATCGTCCCGATGGTGTCGTCGGCAGGCGAAGCCCGCGCCGCCGTCGCGGCGACGCGGTACCCGCCGGCCGGGATCCGCGGCGTCGGCAGCGCCCTGGCCCGCAGCGCCCGGTGGAACCGCGTCGACGGCTACCTCGCCGGCGCCGCCGAACACGTCTCCGTGACGGTGCAGATCGAGACCGCAGCCGGCGTCGAGGCCGCGGCGGAGATCGCGGCCGTCGAGGGGGTGGATGCCGTCTTCGTCGGCCCCTCCGACCTGTCGGCGTCCATGGGGCTGCTGGGACAGCAGTCGCACCCCGACGTCGTCGCCGCGGTGCACCGGGTCTTCGCCGCGGCGCGCGCGGCCGGCACCCCGGTCGGGGTCAACGCGTTCGATCCCGCCGTCGCCGAGGCGTACCTCGACGCGGGCGCGGACTTCGTCGCGGTCGGCGCCGATGTGGCCCTGCTCGCCCGCGCGTCGGAGGCGTTGGCGGCCCGGTTCGTCGCCGCTCGCACGGAGTCCCGCGACAGCTACTGA
- a CDS encoding L,D-transpeptidase family protein: MTDGANGTDGVTYAWAPPEPAKRKNRSGLWIGIPAGATAVALIAASLVLIAPGASVAGVQIGGLTAGAAAQAISARLATTEVTVESPAGEVTVTGADLGATVDATAIAEKAFADNPMWKPAAWFPAGTGVEVQVDPAAAASVLREKAPGTYRAPVDAAVAFDTGSQSYVATPAEAGEGIDVAAVTAALQSAFDAGTAATSVQAGLVPVDAAVSTEKADAAVAGLNGILDNIGFYIGDERTVPVDRATAASWLTVTSDGKGEFPVAADQAGIQKVVDGLAGQVDRGAVNADVIVDTGGEVIKTLTEGQTGRSIGDTSGIAAAFAAQLAEANGKFALTVAETPFETTKTERHIDVNLSTQTTTLYQNGQVYRTYTISSGAGDHATHTGNFRIGWKTEMQDMGCVPGYDYCTKDVPWVSYFNGDEGFHGTYWHNNFGTPMSHGCINMTIPQAKELFDWAYRGTEVSVHY, translated from the coding sequence ATGACCGACGGCGCGAACGGCACCGACGGCGTCACCTACGCCTGGGCTCCTCCCGAGCCCGCCAAGCGGAAGAACCGCTCGGGACTGTGGATCGGCATTCCCGCGGGCGCGACCGCGGTCGCCTTGATCGCGGCCTCGCTCGTGCTCATCGCCCCCGGCGCCTCGGTGGCCGGTGTGCAGATCGGCGGCCTCACCGCCGGAGCCGCGGCCCAGGCGATCTCGGCCCGTCTCGCGACGACCGAGGTGACCGTCGAGAGCCCCGCGGGCGAGGTGACCGTCACCGGCGCCGATCTCGGCGCCACCGTCGACGCCACGGCGATCGCCGAGAAGGCCTTCGCCGACAACCCGATGTGGAAGCCGGCGGCGTGGTTCCCCGCGGGCACCGGTGTCGAGGTCCAGGTCGACCCCGCCGCCGCCGCGTCGGTTCTGCGCGAGAAGGCCCCGGGCACCTACCGCGCGCCCGTCGACGCGGCCGTCGCCTTCGACACCGGCTCGCAGTCGTACGTCGCGACCCCGGCCGAGGCCGGCGAGGGCATCGACGTCGCGGCCGTCACGGCGGCGCTGCAGTCGGCATTCGACGCCGGTACGGCGGCGACGTCCGTCCAGGCGGGACTGGTGCCGGTCGACGCCGCGGTGAGCACGGAGAAGGCCGACGCCGCTGTGGCGGGGCTCAACGGCATCCTCGACAACATCGGCTTCTACATCGGCGACGAGCGCACGGTGCCCGTCGACCGGGCTACCGCCGCGTCGTGGCTCACCGTCACCTCCGACGGCAAGGGCGAGTTCCCCGTCGCCGCCGATCAGGCCGGCATCCAGAAGGTCGTCGATGGTCTCGCCGGTCAGGTCGACCGCGGCGCCGTGAACGCCGACGTCATCGTCGACACCGGCGGCGAGGTCATCAAGACGCTCACCGAGGGTCAGACGGGCCGATCGATCGGCGACACCTCGGGCATCGCCGCCGCCTTCGCCGCGCAGCTGGCCGAGGCCAACGGAAAGTTCGCCCTGACGGTCGCCGAGACGCCGTTCGAGACGACCAAGACCGAACGTCACATCGACGTCAACCTCAGCACGCAGACGACGACGCTGTACCAGAACGGGCAGGTGTACCGCACGTACACGATCTCGTCGGGCGCCGGCGATCACGCGACCCACACCGGCAACTTCCGCATCGGCTGGAAGACCGAGATGCAGGACATGGGCTGCGTGCCCGGCTACGACTACTGCACCAAGGACGTCCCGTGGGTGTCGTACTTCAACGGTGACGAGGGATTCCACGGCACCTACTGGCACAACAACTTCGGCACCCCGATGAGCCACGGCTGCATCAACATGACCATCCCGCAGGCCAAGGAACTGTTCGACTGGGCCTACCGCGGCACGGAGGTCTCGGTCCACTACTGA
- the hpaD gene encoding 3,4-dihydroxyphenylacetate 2,3-dioxygenase, whose translation MTDRSQMTRTSSGFFVSQEAPIQAENPVPTPASPAPDILRCAYMELVVTDLAASREFYVDVLGLHVTEEDADAIYLRSTEEFIHHNLVLRRGPIAAVAAFSYRVRSAEDLDKAVAFYEELGCDVRREPNGFTKGIGDSVRVVDPLGFPYEFFFDTEHQERLSWRYDLHSPGELVRLDHFNQITPDVPRAVNFMQALGFRVTEDIQDEEGTVYAAWMRRKPTVHDTAMTGGDGPRMHHVCFATHEKHNILAICDKLGALRRSDAIERGPGRHGVSNAFYLYLRDPDGHRVEVYTQDYYTGDPDNPVITWDVHDNQRRDWWGNPVVPSWYTDGSLVLDLDGIPQPVRARTDSSEMAVTIGADGFSYTRAPDASPSSPSPSEFKLGNQL comes from the coding sequence ATGACCGACCGCAGCCAGATGACCCGCACCTCGTCGGGATTCTTCGTGTCGCAGGAGGCGCCGATCCAGGCGGAGAACCCCGTCCCCACCCCCGCCTCTCCCGCGCCCGACATCCTCCGGTGCGCGTACATGGAGCTCGTCGTCACCGACCTCGCGGCATCCCGGGAGTTCTACGTCGACGTGCTCGGTCTGCACGTGACGGAGGAGGACGCGGACGCGATCTACCTCCGGTCGACGGAGGAGTTCATCCACCACAACCTCGTCCTGCGGCGGGGGCCGATCGCCGCGGTGGCGGCGTTCTCGTACCGCGTCCGGTCGGCGGAAGACCTCGACAAGGCCGTCGCGTTCTACGAAGAGCTCGGCTGCGACGTCCGCCGCGAGCCGAACGGCTTCACGAAGGGCATCGGCGACTCGGTGCGCGTGGTCGATCCGCTCGGATTCCCGTACGAGTTCTTCTTCGACACCGAGCACCAGGAGCGCCTGTCGTGGCGCTACGACCTGCACTCCCCCGGCGAGCTCGTGCGCCTGGACCACTTCAACCAGATCACCCCCGACGTCCCCCGCGCGGTGAACTTCATGCAGGCGTTGGGCTTCCGCGTCACCGAGGACATCCAGGACGAGGAGGGCACGGTGTACGCCGCGTGGATGCGGCGCAAGCCCACCGTGCACGACACCGCGATGACCGGCGGCGACGGCCCGCGCATGCACCACGTGTGCTTCGCGACGCACGAGAAGCACAACATCCTCGCCATCTGCGACAAGCTCGGCGCCCTCCGCCGATCGGATGCCATCGAACGCGGCCCCGGCCGCCACGGCGTCTCGAACGCGTTCTACCTGTACCTGCGCGACCCCGACGGCCACCGCGTCGAGGTGTACACGCAGGACTACTACACCGGAGACCCCGACAACCCCGTCATCACGTGGGACGTGCACGACAACCAGCGCCGCGACTGGTGGGGGAACCCCGTCGTCCCGTCGTGGTACACCGACGGTTCGCTGGTGCTCGACCTCGACGGCATCCCGCAGCCGGTCCGTGCGCGCACGGACTCGAGCGAGATGGCCGTGACGATCGGCGCCGACGGCTTCTCCTACACGCGCGCCCCCGACGCGTCGCCCTCTTCCCCCTCCCCCTCCGAGTTCAAACTCGGCAACCAGCTGTAA
- a CDS encoding FAD-binding oxidoreductase: MTVDVVALLRAELGDRVDVSPAALTAARADKSGHAAPGTPLAVVHAASVADVQAVMRIATATRTPVVPRGAGTGLAGGANTGGGEISLSVRAMDRVLEVRADDLLAVVEPGILNADLNALLEPHGVWWAPDPASRAISTVGGNIATGAGGLLCAKYGVVRDAVLGVDLVLADGRLLHLGHRSVKGVTGLDLTSLVIGSEGILGVVVGATLKLRRLVAGERVTLTALFDGVRSAAVASAAVTASGIQPAVMELMDATSLAAVHRLLSLAAPPEGAAQLTIQTDGPAAADEARAIAGVLRGAGGRVAVAADEVEGESLLAVRRALHPAMETLGTTLIEDVSVPRSALPAMFDAIAGIERRYGLVIPTVAHAGDGNLHPNFVFEGSEVPEVVWSAAEDLFRAALDLGGTLTGEHGIGVLKRRWLADELGDDQWRLQRDIARVFDPLGILNPGKVFEL, from the coding sequence GTGACCGTCGACGTCGTCGCGTTGCTCCGGGCCGAGCTCGGTGATCGCGTCGACGTCTCTCCGGCGGCCCTGACCGCGGCGCGCGCCGACAAGTCCGGGCACGCCGCACCCGGCACTCCCCTGGCCGTCGTGCACGCCGCATCCGTCGCCGACGTCCAGGCGGTGATGCGCATCGCCACGGCGACCCGCACGCCCGTCGTGCCGCGGGGCGCCGGCACCGGACTCGCCGGAGGCGCCAACACCGGCGGCGGCGAGATCTCGTTGTCGGTGCGCGCGATGGACCGCGTGCTCGAGGTCCGCGCCGACGACCTCCTCGCGGTGGTGGAACCCGGCATCCTGAACGCCGATCTGAACGCACTGCTCGAACCTCACGGTGTGTGGTGGGCTCCCGACCCCGCGAGCCGCGCGATCTCGACGGTGGGCGGCAACATCGCGACGGGCGCCGGCGGACTGCTGTGCGCGAAGTACGGCGTCGTGCGGGATGCGGTCCTCGGCGTCGATCTGGTCCTGGCGGACGGGCGCCTCCTCCACCTCGGTCACCGCAGCGTCAAGGGCGTCACCGGACTCGACCTCACCTCGCTCGTCATCGGTTCCGAGGGGATCCTGGGCGTCGTGGTCGGCGCCACCCTGAAACTGAGGCGCTTGGTCGCCGGGGAACGCGTGACCCTGACGGCGCTGTTCGACGGTGTCCGGTCCGCGGCCGTGGCCTCGGCCGCGGTGACGGCGTCCGGCATCCAGCCGGCGGTCATGGAGCTGATGGATGCCACGAGCCTCGCGGCCGTGCATCGACTGCTGTCGCTCGCGGCTCCGCCGGAGGGGGCCGCGCAGCTCACGATCCAGACCGATGGGCCGGCCGCCGCGGACGAGGCCCGCGCGATCGCCGGGGTCCTGCGCGGAGCCGGCGGTCGTGTCGCCGTCGCCGCCGACGAGGTCGAAGGCGAGTCGCTGCTCGCGGTGCGCCGAGCCCTGCACCCCGCGATGGAGACCCTCGGGACCACGCTCATCGAAGACGTGTCGGTGCCGCGCAGCGCCCTCCCGGCGATGTTCGACGCGATCGCCGGGATCGAACGCCGGTACGGCCTGGTGATCCCGACGGTCGCCCACGCGGGCGACGGCAACCTGCACCCGAACTTCGTGTTCGAGGGATCCGAGGTGCCCGAGGTCGTCTGGTCCGCTGCCGAAGACCTGTTCCGCGCCGCTCTCGACCTGGGCGGCACCCTGACCGGCGAGCACGGCATCGGGGTGCTGAAGAGGCGCTGGCTCGCCGACGAGCTCGGTGACGACCAGTGGCGATTGCAACGCGACATCGCGCGCGTCTTCGACCCCCTCGGCATCCTGAATCCGGGCAAGGTCTTCGAGCTCTGA
- a CDS encoding cytochrome C5, with amino-acid sequence MTESVLNDLLRRVTESGLLDEPTIDEDTVVGLAHLDAAGVEVEVDLDPEIDDVDDPDVDAILTSLSDILSVSEDRWRAIVDEIVTEIEDALEDDEVDSEIDLRTDLEAVGVGVFADAIIVVFAGATSFPDALVHVQLTPELEVEDIEIVSDDDEDDEDDDED; translated from the coding sequence ATGACTGAGTCCGTGCTGAACGACCTCCTCCGCCGCGTCACCGAGAGCGGCCTGCTCGACGAGCCGACCATCGACGAGGACACCGTCGTGGGTCTGGCCCACCTGGATGCCGCGGGCGTCGAGGTCGAGGTCGACCTCGACCCCGAGATCGACGACGTCGACGACCCCGACGTCGACGCGATCCTCACGTCGCTGTCCGACATCCTCTCGGTGAGCGAGGACCGCTGGCGCGCCATCGTCGACGAGATCGTGACCGAGATCGAGGACGCGCTCGAGGACGACGAGGTCGACAGTGAGATCGACCTCCGCACCGACCTCGAGGCCGTGGGCGTCGGCGTCTTCGCCGACGCGATCATCGTGGTCTTCGCCGGGGCGACGTCGTTCCCCGACGCGCTCGTGCACGTGCAGCTCACGCCCGAGCTCGAGGTCGAGGACATCGAGATCGTCAGCGACGACGACGAGGACGATGAGGACGACGACGAGGACTGA
- a CDS encoding YrdB family protein, giving the protein MTDTPHVRAQAPLAPGMRPRPTAVEIGSVLCGIATFVTLAIWGFTAWAFPWNIVAGIGAPLLAVLVWALFVSPRAVLAVHPFVRAIVELFVYAAATIAWWSMGQAWIGLVFAVVAVTFGALNGRRRLA; this is encoded by the coding sequence GTGACCGACACTCCCCACGTCCGCGCGCAGGCGCCCCTGGCCCCCGGCATGCGTCCGCGTCCGACGGCCGTCGAGATCGGCAGCGTGCTGTGCGGGATCGCCACGTTCGTGACGCTCGCGATCTGGGGCTTCACGGCGTGGGCGTTCCCCTGGAACATCGTCGCCGGGATCGGCGCCCCGCTCCTGGCGGTCCTGGTGTGGGCGCTGTTCGTCTCGCCCCGTGCCGTGCTGGCGGTGCACCCGTTCGTCCGCGCGATCGTCGAGCTGTTCGTGTACGCGGCCGCCACGATCGCCTGGTGGAGCATGGGACAGGCGTGGATCGGACTCGTCTTCGCCGTCGTCGCCGTGACGTTCGGCGCGCTGAACGGCCGCCGGCGCCTGGCGTGA
- a CDS encoding bifunctional methylenetetrahydrofolate dehydrogenase/methenyltetrahydrofolate cyclohydrolase, translated as MTATILDGKAAAAAIKTELAERVAALRERGIVPGIATVLVGADPASQLYVGMKHKQSEAIGMNSIQIELSAESTQDEVEAVIDGLNADPACHGYIVQLPLPKHLDTDAILERIDPAKDADGLHPTNLGRLVLNVNAPITTPLPCTPRGVIELLLRNDYDLKGKEVVVVGRGVTIGRSIGLLLTRREINATVTLTHTGTVDLAKHLREADVIVAAAGVKHIVRAEDVKPGAAVLDVGVTRETDPETGKSRVYGDVHPDVAEVAGFVSPNPGGVGPMTVALLMTNVVEAAERAAGL; from the coding sequence ATGACGGCGACGATTCTCGACGGCAAGGCCGCTGCGGCGGCGATCAAGACCGAGCTCGCCGAGCGGGTCGCAGCCCTGCGCGAGCGCGGGATCGTGCCCGGCATCGCCACCGTGCTCGTCGGCGCCGACCCCGCGTCGCAGCTGTACGTCGGGATGAAGCACAAGCAGTCCGAGGCGATCGGCATGAACTCGATCCAGATCGAGCTGTCCGCCGAGTCCACGCAGGACGAGGTCGAGGCGGTCATCGACGGCCTCAACGCCGACCCGGCCTGTCACGGCTACATCGTGCAGCTCCCGCTGCCGAAGCACCTCGACACCGATGCGATCCTCGAGCGCATCGATCCGGCGAAGGATGCCGACGGCCTCCACCCCACGAACCTCGGCCGTCTGGTGCTCAACGTCAACGCCCCCATCACGACGCCGCTGCCGTGCACGCCGCGCGGGGTCATCGAGCTGCTGCTGCGCAACGACTACGACCTGAAGGGCAAGGAGGTCGTCGTCGTCGGCCGCGGTGTCACGATCGGCCGCTCCATCGGTCTGCTGCTGACCCGTCGCGAGATCAACGCCACCGTGACCCTCACGCACACCGGCACCGTCGACCTCGCGAAGCACCTGCGCGAAGCCGACGTCATCGTCGCGGCCGCCGGCGTGAAGCACATCGTGCGCGCCGAGGACGTCAAGCCGGGAGCCGCGGTGCTCGACGTGGGTGTCACGCGCGAGACCGACCCCGAGACGGGGAAGTCGCGTGTCTACGGGGACGTGCACCCGGACGTCGCCGAGGTCGCCGGGTTCGTCTCGCCCAACCCGGGCGGGGTCGGGCCGATGACCGTGGCTCTGCTGATGACCAACGTCGTCGAGGCGGCGGAGCGCGCGGCCGGTCTCTGA
- the hpaE gene encoding 5-carboxymethyl-2-hydroxymuconate semialdehyde dehydrogenase, translating into MTRRTPADLPARIQHYIGGSFVDSIDGDEFDVLDPVTNETYVRAAAGKKADVDAAVAAARAAFTEGPWPRMLPRERSRVLHRIADLVESRDARLAELESFDSGLPITQALGQARRAAENFRFFADLIVAQTDDAFKVPGRQLNYVNRKPIGVAGLITPWNTPFMLESWKLAPALATGNTVVLKPAEFTPLSASLWAGIFEEAGLPEGVFNLVNGLGEDAGDALVKHPDVPLISFTGESSTGQLIFANAAPFLKGLSMELGGKSPAIVFADADLDAAIDATIFGVFSLNGERCTAGSRILVQRDIYDEFVARYAAQADRVKVGFPDDPATEVGALVHPEHYAKVMSYVEHGKTEGRLVAGGGRPDEFPAGNFVRPTVFADVAPDARIFQEEIFGPVVAITPFDTDEEALALANDTKYGLAAYVWTNDLKRAHLFAQNVEAGMVWLNSNNVRDLRTPFGGVKASGLGHEGGYRSIDFYTDQQAVHITLGPAHNPTFGKGA; encoded by the coding sequence ATGACCCGCCGCACCCCGGCAGACCTGCCCGCGCGCATCCAGCACTACATCGGCGGCAGCTTCGTCGACTCGATCGACGGCGACGAGTTCGACGTGCTCGACCCGGTGACCAATGAGACGTACGTCCGCGCCGCCGCGGGCAAGAAGGCCGATGTCGACGCCGCCGTCGCCGCCGCCCGCGCGGCGTTCACCGAAGGCCCGTGGCCGCGCATGCTGCCCCGCGAGCGTTCGCGCGTGCTGCACCGCATCGCCGACCTCGTCGAGTCGCGCGACGCTCGCTTGGCGGAGCTGGAGTCCTTCGACTCGGGCCTGCCGATCACCCAGGCACTCGGGCAGGCGCGGCGCGCGGCCGAGAACTTCCGTTTCTTCGCCGACCTGATCGTCGCGCAGACCGACGACGCCTTCAAGGTTCCGGGCCGCCAGCTCAACTACGTCAACCGCAAGCCGATCGGTGTGGCCGGACTCATCACGCCGTGGAACACGCCGTTCATGCTCGAGTCGTGGAAGCTCGCTCCGGCGCTCGCCACGGGCAACACGGTGGTGCTCAAGCCCGCCGAGTTCACGCCGCTGTCGGCCTCGCTCTGGGCCGGGATCTTCGAAGAGGCAGGGCTCCCCGAGGGCGTGTTCAACCTCGTCAACGGCCTCGGCGAGGACGCCGGCGACGCGCTCGTGAAGCACCCCGACGTGCCGCTCATCTCGTTCACCGGCGAGAGCTCGACCGGGCAGCTGATCTTCGCCAACGCGGCACCCTTCCTGAAGGGCCTGTCGATGGAGCTCGGCGGCAAGAGCCCGGCGATCGTCTTCGCGGATGCCGACCTGGATGCCGCCATCGACGCGACGATCTTCGGCGTCTTCTCGCTCAACGGCGAGCGCTGCACCGCCGGCAGCCGCATCCTCGTCCAGCGGGACATCTACGACGAGTTCGTCGCGCGCTACGCCGCCCAGGCCGACCGGGTGAAGGTCGGCTTCCCCGACGACCCCGCGACGGAGGTCGGTGCGCTCGTGCACCCCGAGCACTACGCGAAGGTGATGTCGTACGTCGAACACGGCAAGACCGAGGGGCGCCTGGTCGCCGGCGGCGGCCGCCCCGACGAGTTCCCCGCGGGCAACTTCGTCCGGCCCACCGTGTTCGCCGACGTCGCTCCCGACGCCCGCATCTTCCAGGAGGAGATCTTCGGTCCGGTCGTCGCCATCACGCCGTTCGACACCGACGAAGAGGCCCTGGCGCTCGCGAACGACACGAAGTACGGCCTCGCCGCCTACGTCTGGACCAACGACCTGAAGCGCGCGCACCTGTTCGCGCAGAACGTCGAGGCCGGCATGGTGTGGCTGAATTCCAACAACGTCCGCGACCTCCGCACCCCGTTCGGCGGGGTGAAGGCCTCGGGCCTGGGACACGAGGGCGGCTACCGCTCGATCGACTTCTACACCGACCAGCAGGCCGTGCACATCACGCTCGGCCCCGCCCACAACCCCACCTTCGGCAAGGGAGCCTGA